A single window of Watersipora subatra chromosome 11, tzWatSuba1.1, whole genome shotgun sequence DNA harbors:
- the LOC137407896 gene encoding dynein heavy chain-like: MYAHAALQYAHAALQYAHAALQYAHAALQYAHAALQYAHAALQYAHAALQYAHAALQYAHAALQYAHAALQYAHAALQYAHAALQYAHAALQYAHAALQYAHAALQYAHAALQYAHAALQYAHAALQYAHAALQYAHAALQYAHAALQYAHAALQYAHAALQYAHAALQYAHAALQYAHAALQYAHAALQYAYAALQYAYAALQYAYAALQYAYAALQYAYAALQYAHAALQYAHAALQYTHAALQYAHAALQYTHAALQYTHAALQYAHAALQYAYAALQYAYAALQYAYAALQYAYAALQYAHAALQYAHAALQYAYAALQYAYAALQYAYAALQYAYAALQYAHAALQYAHAALQYAHAALQYAYAALQYAYAALQYAYAALQYAYAALQYAYAALPYAHAALQYAHAALQYAYAALQYAYAALHYAYAALQYAYAALQYAHAALQYAHAALQYAHAALQYAYAALQYAYAALQYAHAALRRAVSPVARFLHSLDFTKKSSCTTSYRQSSESIKDLPSLAAI; this comes from the coding sequence ATGTATGCCCATGCTGCCTTACAGTATGCCCATGCTGCCTTACAGTATGCCCATGCTGCCTTACAGTATGCCCATGCTGCCTTACAGTATGCCCATGCTGCCTTACAGTATGCCCATGCTGCCTTACAGTATGCCCATGCTGCCTTACAGTATGCCCATGCTGCCTTACAGTATGCCCATGCTGCCTTACAGTATGCCCATGCTGCCTTACAGTATGCCCATGCTGCCTTACAGTATGCCCATGCTGCCTTACAGTATGCCCATGCTGCCTTACAGTATGCCCATGCTGCCTTACAGTATGCCCATGCTGCCTTACAGTATGCCCATGCTGCCTTACAGTATGCCCATGCTGCCTTACAGTATGCCCATGCTGCCTTACAGTATGCCCATGCTGCCTTACAGTATGCCCATGCTGCCTTACAGTATGCCCATGCTGCCTTACAGTATGCCCATGCTGCCTTACAGTATGCCCATGCTGCCTTACAGTATGCCCATGCTGCCCTACAGTATGCCCATGCTGCCTTACAGTATGCCCATGCTGCCTTACAGTATGCCCATGCTGCCTTACAGTATGCCTATGCTGCCTTACAGTATGCCTATGCTGCCTTACAGTATGCCTATGCTGCCTTACAGTATGCCTATGCTGCCTTACAGTATGCCTATGCTGCCTTACAGTATGCCCATGCTGCCTTACAGTATGCCCATGCTGCCTTACAGTATACCCATGCTGCCTTACAGTATGCCCATGCTGCCTTACAGTATACCCATGCTGCCTTACAGTATACCCATGCTGCCTTACAGTATGCCCATGCTGCCTTACAGTATGCCTATGCTGCCTTACAGTATGCCTATGCTGCCTTACAGTATGCCTATGCTGCCTTACAGTATGCCTATGCTGCCTTACAGTATGCCCATGCTGCCTTACAGTATGCCCATGCTGCCTTACAGTATGCCTATGCTGCCTTACAGTATGCCTATGCTGCCTTACAGTATGCCTATGCTGCCTTACAGTATGCCTATGCTGCCTTACAGTATGCCCATGCTGCCTTACAGTATGCCCATGCTGCCTTACAGTATGCCCATGCTGCCTTACAGTATGCCTATGCTGCCTTACAGTATGCCTATGCTGCCTTACAGTATGCCTATGCTGCCTTACAGTATGCCTATGCTGCCTTACAGTATGCCTATGCTGCCTTACCGTATGCCCATGCTGCCTTACAGTATGCCCATGCTGCCTTACAGTATGCCTATGCTGCCTTACAGTATGCCTATGCTGCCTTACACTATGCCTATGCTGCCTTACAGTATGCCTATGCTGCCTTACAGTATGCCCATGCTGCCTTACAGTATGCCCATGCTGCCTTACAGTATGCCCATGCTGCCTTACAGTATGCCTATGCTGCCTTACAGTATGCCTATGCTGCCTTACAGTATGCCCATGCTGCCTTACGAAGGGCAGTATCACCCGTTGCTAGATTTCTGCATAGTCTTGATTTTACCAAAAAAAGTTCATGCACAACTTCCTACAGACAATCTTCAGAATCTATAAAAGACTTGCCAAGTTTAGCTGCAATATAG